One window of the Nitrospira sp. genome contains the following:
- the ileS gene encoding isoleucine--tRNA ligase produces MDYKSTLNLPKTDFPMKANLPQREPEMLAWWEQEKLYDQIQAMGQGRPRYVLHDGPPYANGRIHIGHALNKVLKDIIVKSKTMAGFQAPYVPGWDCHGLPIEHQVMKELGEKKKDLNVSAIRKLCRAYAEKYVDLQREEFKRLGVLGEWDHPYLTMTPGYEATIIREFGKFVERGGVYKGLKPVLWCTQDQTALAEAEVEYDDHVSPSVYVKFPVVTTPDVLGKTFPGVVFPDDVKLVSVVIWTTTPWTLPANQAVCLHRDFDYAFVQVGNELLIVAEKLLETVAKACGITDYRVVGVKRGGEGFEGLETQRPLSTGLSPILLGDFVTLDQGTGCVHIAPGHGMEDYILVLDHNAKALPGERLEIVAPVDNGGRFTDMVKEFSGQHVFKANPKIVDYLQANGRLLGHGSLSHSYPHCWRCKSPVIFRATEQWFVSMEMNDLRKAALAEIEQVRWIPSYGRDRIFGMIENRPDWCLSRQRVWGVPIPGFTCNGCRHVLADPVVIEHIAILMESKGADVWFERPASELLPAETTCPKCGGATFEKERDILDVWFESGVSYAAVTKPKQWWPTDLYLEGSDQHRGWFHSALLAGVTTDHRAPYKAVLTHGFVVDGQGKKMSKSAGNVVAPQDVIKQSGAEILRLWVSAQDYREDLRISQEILNHLIEAYRKIRNTSRFLLSNLYDFNPDGHRVPYAQLPELDRWALLRLGELTTKVRQAYEDFEFHTIFHALNNFCSVDLSAVYLDILKDRLYTFRADSPERRGSQTVLFDILIALTKLMAPVLSFTADEIWRMLPEAGRRGVVSVQLAPFPEVEPLWKDNELATRWEKLLSYRTRVQGVLEERRRDKVIGSSLEAHVQLDAASETYEFLKAYERDLSTIFIVSQVSLKRTDGAQTDLQIVVTKSQASKCERCWNYREAVGKDVAHPTLCDRCVEAVR; encoded by the coding sequence GGCAGGGTCGGCCTCGATACGTGCTGCATGATGGTCCTCCCTATGCTAATGGCCGTATCCATATCGGACATGCCTTGAACAAGGTGCTGAAGGACATCATCGTGAAGTCGAAAACGATGGCGGGGTTCCAGGCACCGTATGTGCCGGGATGGGACTGCCATGGCCTTCCGATCGAGCATCAAGTCATGAAGGAACTCGGCGAGAAGAAAAAAGACTTGAACGTGTCGGCAATTCGTAAGCTCTGTCGCGCCTATGCCGAGAAGTATGTCGACCTTCAGCGGGAGGAATTCAAGCGGCTCGGTGTCCTGGGAGAGTGGGATCATCCGTATCTGACGATGACGCCAGGGTATGAGGCGACGATTATCAGGGAGTTCGGGAAGTTCGTCGAGCGGGGAGGTGTGTACAAGGGGCTCAAACCCGTCCTCTGGTGCACGCAAGATCAAACGGCGCTGGCGGAAGCAGAAGTCGAATACGACGACCATGTCTCGCCGTCGGTCTATGTCAAATTTCCCGTCGTGACCACACCGGATGTCTTGGGGAAGACGTTCCCAGGGGTTGTCTTTCCAGACGATGTCAAACTGGTTTCTGTAGTTATCTGGACCACCACGCCCTGGACATTGCCGGCTAATCAAGCCGTCTGTCTGCATCGAGATTTCGACTACGCCTTTGTGCAGGTCGGTAATGAGCTGCTGATTGTCGCGGAGAAACTGTTGGAAACTGTGGCGAAAGCCTGTGGGATCACAGACTATCGCGTCGTCGGGGTCAAAAGAGGAGGAGAAGGCTTTGAGGGGTTAGAAACCCAGCGCCCGCTTTCCACCGGACTGTCGCCGATCCTCCTTGGGGATTTTGTCACGCTCGACCAAGGGACCGGCTGTGTGCATATCGCGCCTGGCCACGGCATGGAAGACTACATCCTGGTGCTTGATCACAATGCCAAGGCGTTACCAGGTGAAAGGCTCGAGATTGTGGCGCCGGTGGATAACGGCGGGCGGTTCACCGACATGGTGAAGGAATTCTCCGGACAACATGTATTTAAGGCGAACCCAAAGATTGTGGATTATCTTCAAGCCAACGGACGCCTGCTCGGCCATGGTTCATTGAGCCATTCGTATCCTCATTGCTGGCGTTGTAAGAGCCCCGTGATCTTCCGCGCCACGGAGCAGTGGTTTGTGTCCATGGAGATGAATGACTTACGAAAAGCGGCTCTTGCGGAGATCGAGCAGGTTCGGTGGATTCCAAGCTATGGCCGCGATCGGATTTTCGGCATGATCGAGAACCGGCCGGATTGGTGTCTTTCGCGTCAACGTGTGTGGGGTGTGCCGATTCCCGGGTTTACCTGCAACGGCTGTCGGCATGTTCTGGCTGATCCGGTTGTGATCGAGCACATTGCGATCTTGATGGAGTCGAAGGGGGCGGATGTATGGTTTGAGCGACCCGCTTCCGAGCTTTTGCCTGCCGAGACCACCTGTCCGAAATGCGGAGGGGCGACCTTCGAGAAGGAACGAGACATTCTCGATGTGTGGTTCGAGTCTGGGGTGAGTTACGCGGCTGTGACGAAGCCGAAGCAGTGGTGGCCTACCGATCTGTACCTGGAAGGGTCCGACCAGCATCGTGGGTGGTTTCATAGCGCGCTGCTGGCTGGAGTGACCACGGATCATCGGGCACCCTACAAAGCCGTCTTGACCCATGGGTTTGTGGTGGACGGGCAGGGGAAGAAGATGTCCAAGTCGGCGGGGAATGTGGTGGCGCCACAAGACGTCATCAAGCAGTCAGGCGCAGAAATCCTACGGCTTTGGGTGTCGGCGCAGGATTATCGCGAAGACCTCCGCATCTCACAAGAGATTCTGAATCATCTTATCGAGGCCTATCGGAAGATCCGCAACACGTCCCGATTCTTACTGAGCAATCTGTACGATTTCAATCCAGATGGTCACCGTGTCCCGTATGCGCAATTGCCTGAATTGGACCGATGGGCCTTGTTGCGTCTTGGTGAGCTCACCACAAAAGTGCGTCAGGCCTATGAGGACTTTGAGTTTCACACGATCTTTCACGCACTCAATAATTTCTGCTCGGTTGACCTCAGCGCCGTGTATCTCGACATCCTGAAAGATCGGCTGTATACCTTTCGAGCCGATTCGCCTGAACGCCGAGGGTCTCAGACGGTGTTGTTCGACATCCTCATCGCCCTGACAAAGCTTATGGCGCCGGTCCTGAGCTTTACTGCCGATGAGATCTGGCGGATGCTGCCGGAAGCGGGGCGTAGGGGAGTGGTCAGTGTGCAATTGGCTCCATTCCCTGAAGTTGAACCTCTATGGAAAGACAATGAGTTGGCCACCCGGTGGGAGAAGCTACTGAGCTATCGAACTCGCGTACAAGGGGTGCTAGAAGAACGCCGACGAGACAAAGTGATCGGATCGTCTTTGGAAGCCCATGTGCAGCTTGATGCTGCCTCAGAGACGTACGAGTTTTTGAAAGCGTATGAGAGAGACCTGAGTACGATTTTCATTGTCTCGCAGGTATCACTGAAGAGGACGGACGGCGCTCAAACAGATCTCCAGATCGTGGTCACGAAATCTCAGGCGAGCAAGTGCGAACGTTGCTGGAATTACCGAGAAGCCGTTGGAAAGGATGTCGCCCATCCGACCCTCTGTGACCGATGTGTGGAGGCAGTTCGTTGA
- the lspA gene encoding signal peptidase II: MCGGSSLSLSMMRNMLLASVTGGIILLDQLTKQQIMQTMRLHESIPVIPNLFSLTYIRNPGAAFGILAGSSNAFRMVFFGLTSIFALGLLGTILLRMPEEDWMGRISVAGILGGAIGNLIDRLRFGEVIDFLDVYVESYHWPAFNVADSAITVGVIALIIHFAFEKRTEPPEASETSSVS, encoded by the coding sequence ATGTGTGGAGGCAGTTCGTTGAGCCTATCGATGATGCGTAATATGTTGCTGGCGTCGGTGACCGGGGGTATTATCCTCCTGGATCAGCTGACCAAGCAGCAGATCATGCAGACAATGCGGCTCCATGAGTCGATTCCCGTCATTCCTAACCTCTTCAGCCTGACCTATATCCGAAACCCTGGGGCGGCCTTTGGGATCTTAGCAGGCAGCAGCAATGCGTTCCGCATGGTCTTCTTCGGGCTGACATCGATCTTTGCTCTTGGCCTGCTGGGGACAATCCTGTTGCGGATGCCTGAGGAGGATTGGATGGGACGGATCAGTGTTGCCGGGATACTCGGTGGGGCGATCGGGAACTTGATCGATCGGCTTCGGTTCGGTGAGGTGATTGATTTCTTGGATGTCTACGTGGAGAGCTACCACTGGCCGGCGTTCAACGTCGCGGATTCAGCCATCACCGTCGGGGTGATCGCTCTCATCATCCACTTTGCATTCGAAAAACGGACCGAACCGCCTGAGGCATCGGAGACTTCGTCGGTCTCTTAA
- a CDS encoding DUF2024 family protein, giving the protein MSSDTIHVYDTWVHGKSGRIHFDVMTTDEATALKLAKEYLVGIGEPDATITTKECQFCHSEPLFMFSAEQQQQAKEKGGFIVRMPA; this is encoded by the coding sequence ATGTCTTCGGATACGATTCACGTTTACGATACCTGGGTTCACGGCAAGAGCGGTCGCATCCACTTCGATGTCATGACGACGGATGAAGCCACCGCACTCAAACTCGCGAAGGAATACCTTGTCGGCATCGGGGAACCCGATGCGACGATCACGACCAAGGAATGCCAGTTCTGTCACAGCGAACCGCTGTTCATGTTCTCGGCAGAGCAGCAACAACAAGCGAAAGAAAAAGGCGGGTTTATCGTCCGGATGCCGGCCTGA
- a CDS encoding undecaprenyl-diphosphate phosphatase, which produces MNEWGPVLAVILGVVEGLTEFLPVSSTGHLILVGHALGFTGDVAANAEISIQLGAILAVIVFEREKIGRLLSGAWRERQTLWSSLSNSPSMTWSSRLTVSIQHHPNLWFILGLGIAFLPAAILGLLAHGWIKSYLFTPLTVASTSILGGIIILLVEARTRTAATKSLDQVSPRDAFWIGLAQCASLIPGMSRSGSTIIGGLLAGLDRKVATEYSFFLALPTIIAATLYETWKARGAFTDQDFLALGLGMVVSFLVAWAVIAVFLTYVQRHTLRVFAYYRIILGIVVMLVVR; this is translated from the coding sequence ATGAACGAATGGGGCCCGGTTCTCGCCGTGATTCTTGGAGTCGTCGAAGGACTGACGGAATTCTTACCAGTCTCGTCCACCGGTCATCTGATTTTGGTCGGCCACGCATTGGGATTCACCGGCGATGTGGCTGCCAACGCTGAAATCTCCATCCAATTGGGCGCTATCCTCGCGGTCATCGTCTTTGAGCGGGAAAAGATCGGTCGACTGCTGTCCGGGGCCTGGCGGGAACGTCAGACGCTCTGGTCGTCTCTCAGCAACTCGCCTTCCATGACGTGGTCGAGCCGTCTCACGGTCTCCATACAACACCATCCTAATCTATGGTTCATCCTCGGGCTAGGGATTGCGTTCTTACCCGCCGCCATTCTTGGCCTGTTGGCTCATGGATGGATCAAATCCTATCTCTTTACTCCCCTGACGGTGGCGTCCACATCGATCTTGGGTGGCATCATCATCCTCCTTGTGGAGGCACGTACGCGCACCGCTGCCACCAAGAGCCTCGACCAGGTCTCACCACGGGATGCCTTCTGGATTGGGCTGGCACAATGCGCCTCCCTGATTCCCGGCATGTCGCGCTCCGGTTCCACGATCATCGGTGGGTTGCTTGCGGGACTGGATCGTAAGGTGGCGACAGAGTATTCATTTTTTCTCGCGCTCCCGACGATCATCGCCGCCACGCTGTATGAGACGTGGAAGGCACGCGGAGCGTTCACCGATCAAGACTTTCTGGCTCTTGGGCTCGGCATGGTGGTCTCCTTCTTGGTCGCATGGGCGGTCATCGCCGTGTTTTTGACCTATGTCCAGCGGCATACCTTGCGCGTCTTTGCCTACTATCGTATTATTCTCGGGATTGTGGTCATGTTGGTTGTCCGCTGA